TTTGCAACTTCTGCTTTACTTCATGTTCACTTCTCATTCGATAACTTAAAAAGTTGATTGCTTTATTATAAGCCTTTCTTACTTCATCATCAAAAACGATTTCATCAATTGTAAAAGCTTCTATCACTTTCCCTTTTGCAAGCTGATACTTAATAAGAACTGCTTCGTCTACACTAAAAGCATATTTTTCATCCAAATATAAGTTATATCGTTCATTATTGTTTTTTTGACGACCTATTTTTGTAATAATCGGCATGACTAAACCTCTCCATTCCACATCTATCATTATAGCGTATATATTCATAGGTGATAACTGCGAGGCATGCTAAGATATCTTTAAGGGAGGTTTGGATAATGAAAGTCGCAATTACTGGCGGTACAGGATTTGTGGGAAGAGAACTGACGAAGCTTCTTGTGCAAAAAGGACATCATGTTTTTATTTTATCTCGTTCAACAAATAATATATCAAATGACACAACAACTATTGGATGGTTAGCAGGAAATTCTCAACCTGAAAAAAAATTAGAAGGAATCGACGCATTCGTCAATCTGGCTGGTGAATCTATTAATAATGGTAGATGGACAGTAGAGCAAAAAAAGAACATTTACGACAGTCGTATGCAAGCAACCGATGAAGTACTTCGAATAATTAAAGCTTTGAAACTCAAACCTAAAGTTCTCGTAAATGCTAGTGCAATAGGAATTTATCCGGCCTCTGAGGACAAAATATATACAGAAAACTCACCTACAATCGGAACGGACTTTCTAGCAAAAACCGTTCATGATTGGGAGAAAAAAGCTATGTCAGCCGAACAATTAGGCATTCGAGTAGCTTATGGAAGATTCGGCATTATTCTTGGAAAAAATGAAGGTGCTCTCCCTCTGATGGCACTTCCATATAAAATGTTTGTCGGAGGACCAATTGGATCTGGTCAAAACTGGATGTCATGGGTTCATGTGAAAGATGTTGCGAATGCTTTACTTTTTGCAATTGAACATGATTTACAAGGTCCTTTTAATGTAGCTGCTCCACATGCAAAAAGGATGAATGAATTCGGAAAAACGCTCGCAACTGTGTTAAAAAGACCATATTATCTCCCTGTTCCTTCTTTCGCTTTAAAACTAGCACTCGGCGAAAAAAACCAACTCGTAATAGAAGGGCAACACGTACTACCAACAGTTTTATCGGAAAATGGGTTTAATTTTGAATTCCCTGATTTGACAAATGCCTTAAACGATATTTATAAATGAATAAATGAAACTGTCTAGCGCAACCTATTTAAAAAGAAAGGTTGCGTTTTTTATGTGGAAATATCATGTGTTTGGAATAGTATTAGCAGCTTTTGTCTTAAGTATGGGATTTTTCTATCAGCCGTTCTCTGCACAATCAAAAGAAATACATTGGGGATTAAAAAAAGCGACAAAGGAAGTACCTGCAGAAGCCGGAGCCGAGTTGGATGCAATGCTTGAAAAACATGGAGCAGTTTATAAAGGCTCCCCCGATAAAAAAATCATTTATTTCACTTTCGATAATGGCTATGAAAACGGATATACAGAGAGTATTTTAGACACGCTTAAACAAGAAAATATTAAAGCCACGTTCTTTCTAACTGGCCATTATTTAGAGAGTGCCGCACCACTTGTAAAAAGGATGATTGAAGACGGTCATCAAATAGGAAACCATTCATATGGGCATCCAAACTTAGCTAGACTTTCAAAAGATGAGGTGAAAAAAGAACTACAAAAGTTTGACCAACGTTTAAGTGAATTAACTCCGTTAAAAAGAACAACTGTGACTCGACCACCTGAAGGTATTTTTAATGAACAGGTATTAGAAGCTGCAAACGAAATTGGCTATCAGCATATATTTTGGTCTGTCGCATTTATTGATTGGCATCGAGATCAGAAAAAAGGCGGTAAATACGCTTATGATCAATTAATGTCTCAAATTCACCCAGGAGCAATCATTTTAATGCATACTGTATCACCTGATAACGCAGAAGGTCTACCTATGTTTATCAAGGAAGCTAGAAAGATGGGTTATACATTTGGAACTCTAGATGAACTAAACATGAATAATCTGGATATTCCGCTTTCTTCCCAACAATGATTTTGTCCTTTATAATAGAAGGAAGATTATAAAGGACGTGAAGGAATGACAGAACTAGAAACAATTCAAGTTGGGCAACAATTCCCTTTAACGATAAAAAGACTAGGGATCAATGGAGAAGGCGTGGGCTTTTTCAAACGAAGTGCTATATTCGTAAAAGGGGCTTTACCTGGTGAAGTGATTACCGCAGAAGTAACAGTAGCCAAACCAAAATACGCGGAAGCAAGTATTAAAACAATCCGACAAGCATCTCCAGATCGAGTGACACCACCATGTCCAGTATATGATGCTTGCGGTGGGTGTCAGTTACAACATATGTCCTATGATAGACAGCTGATTGAAAAAAGAGATTTGGTCGTGCAAGCATTGGAACGCTATATAAAAGATCTAGCTCCAACAATTGAAGTTAGAAAAACCATTGGAATGGACAACCCATGGCATTACCGCAACAAATCCCAGTTTCAAGTAAGACCATTAGGCGATAAAGTAATCGCAGGATTGTATGCAGAAGAATCGAATATGTTAATCGACATTAACGAATGTGCAGTACAACATCCAGCTACAACACATATTACAAATGAAATAAAAAAATACTTGCAAGAGCTAAATATTCCTATTTACGATGGTAGAAACTCTAAAGGAATTGTCCGCACAATTGTCGTTCGAACTGGTATGAAAACCGGTCAAATCCAAGTGACGCTCGTTACAACACAAAAGAAAATGCCACATAAAGAAGAATTAGTACAAAAAATTCGTGCGATCGACGCTAATATTGTGTCCATCAGTCAGAATATAAATGCAGAAGATACATCGCTTATTTTTGGTGATACAACATTTAACCTGCATGGAAAAGAAACGATTCATGAAAAACTAGGGGAATTAGCTTTTGATTTATCTGCTCGCGCATTCTTCCAGTTAAACCCGGAACAAACCGAGCATTTATACAATGAAATCGAAAAAGCTGCGGCACTTACAGGAGTTGAAACAGTTGTAGACGCTTATTGTGGCGTTGGAACAATCGGCTTATGGCTTGCGAAAAACGCAAAAGAAGTTCGTGGTATGGACATTGTCGAAGAATCGATTAAAGACGCAAAAAGAAATGCAAAACGTAATGGCTATAAAAATACAACATATGTGCACGGTACTGCAAAACAATGGCTGCAAAAGTGGAAAAACGAAGAATTTGTTCCAGATGTATTAACAGTAGATCCACCGCGCGCTGGTCTTGACGACGAATTGCTTAAAACAATATTAGATATCAAGCCAAAACGGTTTGTTTATACATCATGTAACCCTTCTACCCTCGCAAAGGATTTAGAAGCGTTAACAAAAGTATATCATGTCAAATATATTCAACCAGTGGACATGTTTGCTCAAACAGCGCATGTAGAAGCGGTAACGTTGTTGGAATTAAAGAAATAAAATAACGAGACCAAGAATCAGTTGTTATTACCCTGGTCAGTTTCTCAATATATAAGAAAATAGAATTATAAAAACAAGGCCAATCCCCAGAAGGGATTAGCCTTGTTTTTTGTAGTTTTATTATAATTAATACCTTGTAGTTGAGTTTAGATCATTGTTAATAGATGAATCAGTTTTTCTTGCATTAGGATCCAACAATACAATTAGCTTTCCTTCATTAATATCCCGCTCATATTGATCTGCCTCATCTTCCGGAATCCCCATACCAATCAAAGCTCCAGCAAGTCCGCCTGTACCGGCACCGACTGCAATACCAGTTAATGTCGCAGCAATAGGACCTGCTGCCAAAATTGGTCCAATCCCTGGAATTGCGAGCGCTCCTACACCTGCCAATAATCCAGCGGTTCCGCCAAGAAGCCCTCCAGTTGCAGCACCAGCTGCAAGGCCTTCCTCCGTTTTGGTACCTGTTTCGGCATTGACTGCTTCTACTTCATCCCGGTCTTTTGCAACAAGTGAAATATCATTTCGGTCATAGCCTTGTGCCTTTAATTCCTCAATCGCTCTGATTACATCATCACCATTGTCATAGACTCCAATTACACGTTTATCCATACTGATCATCCTCCTATTCGAAAATATAAATCTACTAAATATATACCCGAAATAGTGGACATAAAACATAGGATGGCAAAAGTCAGCTTTGATTAACGTTCTTCAAGTAACGCGCAATTAGTTTTTTGGTGTTATTTGATATTAACATCAAAAATTTAATTTATTCTTCCTTCATTCCATTTCGGATTGTAGGGTTATTTATTAATTATTCTGTCAATTGAACGAATTACAATAGTTAATTGGCTTGCTTTTTTAAATTTTTCTTTAAAACAATCTTCTCTTCTTGGCCTTCCCAAGCTATGAATACATCGAAAGAATCATCTTTATTGTCTAGAAGAGGTTCATCTAAGCATCCTCGAATAAGTTCTTTATCTCCTTTAATATCATAATCAAAATACTGTTCACATCCTGAACCACGAGGATTTGTCTGTTTAAAAGTTATATTACTTTTTTGAATTTCACCAATGGATTGAATTTCTACAGATTGTTTCCTGACTTCCTTTTCGTTTTGAATAATCTTGTAAATAACTCTCCAATTAGTTGACTCACCTTCGTAAGTCAAAGTTTGTTCACTGCATCCGGTTAATAAAAATACTATTAAACAGCTTATTAATACGTAGTATCGTTTCATTTTTGATTCCCATAATGTTCAAACATCCCAACCATCAAGGTTAATCCGGCGACAAGGGATGGGATTCCAAGGATTCCAACAAAGTTTATATTCATTAACCAAATTGGAATGGGCACAGAAAAGTTACCCGGATCTGATGCAGTAGTTTGAACAATTGTATAAGTTACCGGATAATAAAAAGCAATAATGAAACATGGTACAGTTACACAGATTATTAACGGCCAATTCCATTTAACTGCCCGTACGTTTATGAAAAGTAATGAAATATAAACACCTATAACAAAAGCGGCAAAAGCATAATACCAAGTTATAGGGAGCATATGAAACGTAGTTGCAACATGATATCTTATTTTTAGCCCCAATTCATTACTGATAAGCAATAAAGCAATTAACCCAACAACCCATAATAAATTCCAAACATAAGGTGACCATTTTTTACGCATAAAATATCCTCCTTTTATCTATTATGTCTCCTTATTATCATATACATATTTGGATACGTTTGCATACAAGTATTATTAAAACATTTAGAATTTTACAGAATAATAAAAAGAACTACAAATCAACATGCTCTGCCTTCAATCTGTAGTGCTTACCTACTATAAAAAATCATGAACGCTGGTTTCTCTGCAGTAAGTGCTTTGAACGAAACATTGGCTACACTATTACCGTTAGAGTAATGGATTGTGGCGAATGTTTACTTTTCGCCCTTTTGGAATTTGTAAATACATGGTGCATTAGATTTGGTTAATGTGAGATTAGATACTTTCCTACACTTTTAAAAGCGGACGAAAAGTCAATTTCGTCCGCCCGGTACTTCTTTATCAATAGATACTACCTATTTTTTTGGTTACAGCCATATGCATGTACCATTTCCGCCATGTTTTTTCCAGTAATTGCAGCAAGACTTACCACTCGTTGCCAATGAGTTTACCAATCGGGTAAATTCAAGAATGTGCCATTTTACAACGTTAGGATTTTTGAAATATAAAAAAGCCTAACCCCTCTGTATCTTAAACGAGGAATAAGGCTTATGAACTTCCACAATCGCGCCGGTTGCTTAATAAACAGTATTAAATTTTCTTTTTAAAAAAGCTAAGGGATAATCGTTCTGTCACCATTTTCTTTCCTGTTTTTAAAAACCCGTTTTTCAAATAAAAGGTTACTGCTGGTTCATTTTTAGTGCCAGTTGCCACTATTATCGTTACACAATCCCCTTTATTTTTCTCAATAAAATCCAATAACTTAGAGGCAATTCCTTTTTTAAAGTGTTCAGGATGAACCATTAACCGATGTATATCAATTATACCTTTCTCTATTTTTATAGAAATGACACCGCATAGCTCTCTATTTATGTAATAGCCAAAGAAAGTCTCCCCAGATTGTTGCAATGTATCAATTGTGTCTTTTAAGGGTGGTATTTCATAAAAGTCAATTATTTTTGCTTCTACACTATAAGATCGCATTTGAATATTTAATACTTTTTTAGCAACTATAAGATTACTAATATCAACTTTTTCAATCAAATTAATTCCCCATTTACTTCTTAATATTAAGTGAAATTAACCAACTTTTAAAATACGGTTATTTAACAAGATTGCCCGATTGAAGCGCGGTTATTGAATGAAGTCAGCATACTTCGACTTTATTATATATTCGATTTGAGCGTCTTTTAATTCTTTTTCACCATAACTAATAAATCTTTAAACAAGTACATCAGCATTCCAATTTATCTCTATTTTAATGTTTTGATCTTTTTATTTCTTCTTCAATACCACTCATTATATCAAACGCTCCATCTGACTTATTAGAACAAACAACTACATTAATGGATAAGTCAGGATAAT
The nucleotide sequence above comes from Psychrobacillus glaciei. Encoded proteins:
- a CDS encoding TIGR01777 family oxidoreductase, with protein sequence MKVAITGGTGFVGRELTKLLVQKGHHVFILSRSTNNISNDTTTIGWLAGNSQPEKKLEGIDAFVNLAGESINNGRWTVEQKKNIYDSRMQATDEVLRIIKALKLKPKVLVNASAIGIYPASEDKIYTENSPTIGTDFLAKTVHDWEKKAMSAEQLGIRVAYGRFGIILGKNEGALPLMALPYKMFVGGPIGSGQNWMSWVHVKDVANALLFAIEHDLQGPFNVAAPHAKRMNEFGKTLATVLKRPYYLPVPSFALKLALGEKNQLVIEGQHVLPTVLSENGFNFEFPDLTNALNDIYK
- a CDS encoding general stress protein, producing the protein MDKRVIGVYDNGDDVIRAIEELKAQGYDRNDISLVAKDRDEVEAVNAETGTKTEEGLAAGAATGGLLGGTAGLLAGVGALAIPGIGPILAAGPIAATLTGIAVGAGTGGLAGALIGMGIPEDEADQYERDINEGKLIVLLDPNARKTDSSINNDLNSTTRY
- the rlmD gene encoding 23S rRNA (uracil(1939)-C(5))-methyltransferase RlmD — translated: MTELETIQVGQQFPLTIKRLGINGEGVGFFKRSAIFVKGALPGEVITAEVTVAKPKYAEASIKTIRQASPDRVTPPCPVYDACGGCQLQHMSYDRQLIEKRDLVVQALERYIKDLAPTIEVRKTIGMDNPWHYRNKSQFQVRPLGDKVIAGLYAEESNMLIDINECAVQHPATTHITNEIKKYLQELNIPIYDGRNSKGIVRTIVVRTGMKTGQIQVTLVTTQKKMPHKEELVQKIRAIDANIVSISQNINAEDTSLIFGDTTFNLHGKETIHEKLGELAFDLSARAFFQLNPEQTEHLYNEIEKAAALTGVETVVDAYCGVGTIGLWLAKNAKEVRGMDIVEESIKDAKRNAKRNGYKNTTYVHGTAKQWLQKWKNEEFVPDVLTVDPPRAGLDDELLKTILDIKPKRFVYTSCNPSTLAKDLEALTKVYHVKYIQPVDMFAQTAHVEAVTLLELKK
- a CDS encoding GNAT family N-acetyltransferase, whose amino-acid sequence is MIEKVDISNLIVAKKVLNIQMRSYSVEAKIIDFYEIPPLKDTIDTLQQSGETFFGYYINRELCGVISIKIEKGIIDIHRLMVHPEHFKKGIASKLLDFIEKNKGDCVTIIVATGTKNEPAVTFYLKNGFLKTGKKMVTERLSLSFFKKKI
- a CDS encoding polysaccharide deacetylase family protein; protein product: MWKYHVFGIVLAAFVLSMGFFYQPFSAQSKEIHWGLKKATKEVPAEAGAELDAMLEKHGAVYKGSPDKKIIYFTFDNGYENGYTESILDTLKQENIKATFFLTGHYLESAAPLVKRMIEDGHQIGNHSYGHPNLARLSKDEVKKELQKFDQRLSELTPLKRTTVTRPPEGIFNEQVLEAANEIGYQHIFWSVAFIDWHRDQKKGGKYAYDQLMSQIHPGAIILMHTVSPDNAEGLPMFIKEARKMGYTFGTLDELNMNNLDIPLSSQQ